AGCGCCTCGTCCGGCGCGAGCCGGTAGCGCGCCGAGCTGTAGGAGTTGTCGACGGCGCCCCAGCCGCCGCCGTCGTCGGCGCCGCCCCAGAAGCTCGGCTCGCCGAAGCGGTTCCAGCCGCGGCCGAACCAGCTCGGGAGCTTCTCCTCGGGCCCGAAGAGCACGACGGTGTTGTCGCGCACGAACGACGCCATCGCGCGCAGCCTGCGCTCGATGCTCGCCTCGGTCGGCTCGGGACGCGGGCCGGGATCGACGACGGGCTCGATCGCGATCGGGATCTCCCAGCCCTTCGCCGCCGGCGCGTACTCCTGCTCGAGGAAGTAGTGGCGCGTGATGACGGCCTGCACGTCGGGGCGCGTCGGGATCCAGTTCGATTCGGGAACGCCGTCGGGGCGCGCGGGCGCGAGCACGAGCTCGTAGCTGCCGTCGGCGGCGCTCGCGTACTGGCGGTCGTTGCGGTGCGACACGACGTACGAGCCCCAGCCGCCTTCCTCCTTGCCGCCGTGCGTCGTCACCGAGCGGTAGACCTCGCCGCGGTGGCGGCCGCGGATGCGGTAGGCGCGGTCGCCGCGGATCGGCGCGTAGAAGTAGTAGGCGTCGGGGTTGCCGCCCATGAACTTGCGCCACGGCGTCTCGAGCCGGACGAGCAGCGGGCGCTCGGGGTCGTTCTCGAGGAAGAGGCGGTGCGCGGCGGCGACGAGGTGCACGAGGTAGCGGTGGCCCTCGGCCACCTGCCACGGCGCCGTGAAGCCGCGCTCGGCGGTGACGAAGCGCGCGTCGAGGTCGCGCACGACGTCGAGCAGTGCGAGCAGCGCCGTGCGTGTCGGCGTCGCGGCGAGCTCGGGCGGCGACGTCGCCGCGGCCGCGCGCGCGCCGGCGAGCGGCGCGAGCGCCGTCGCGAGCCCGAGCGCGCCCGCACCCTCGAGGAAGGCGCGCCGTGCGGCGCTCGCGGGCTCGTCTCGCATCGCGGTGCTCCCCTCGCCGACGGCGCCGCGCGCGCTCGTCGCGCGCTCGCCTCGCGCCTTTCGGTCGTCGCGCGCGCGTCGCGCGCGCACGCCTCGCGGCGGAGCGCGCGCTCCTGCGGATCGCGCGTGCCCGCGGTCAAGCGTTCGGCGTAGAATGCGCGCTCGCGCCGCGAGCGGCCGCCGTCGCCGGCGTCGCGCGGCTCGCGCCGCGCCGTCCTCCGGCCCTCGACCGTTCCCGACGCCACCGACCCCGAACACCCGAAGCGGAGCCGCCCCATGTCCACCGAAGTCGTCTACCGCTCCTGCCCGACCTGCGAGGCGAGCTGCGGCCTGCGCTGCGAGATC
This Myxococcota bacterium DNA region includes the following protein-coding sequences:
- a CDS encoding DUF1214 domain-containing protein, whose protein sequence is MRDEPASAARRAFLEGAGALGLATALAPLAGARAAAATSPPELAATPTRTALLALLDVVRDLDARFVTAERGFTAPWQVAEGHRYLVHLVAAAHRLFLENDPERPLLVRLETPWRKFMGGNPDAYYFYAPIRGDRAYRIRGRHRGEVYRSVTTHGGKEEGGWGSYVVSHRNDRQYASAADGSYELVLAPARPDGVPESNWIPTRPDVQAVITRHYFLEQEYAPAAKGWEIPIAIEPVVDPGPRPEPTEASIERRLRAMASFVRDNTVVLFGPEEKLPSWFGRGWNRFGEPSFWGGADDGGGWGAVDNSYSSARYRLAPDEALVMRGRFPKCAFASAVLVNRWLQSYDFTQRRMSLNMRQTVKEEDGSFEIVVAHDDPGPAHPNWIDTGGRGEGQVDWRFQLPETKPEPIRTEVVKLAALRA